A region from the Salvia splendens isolate huo1 chromosome 15, SspV2, whole genome shotgun sequence genome encodes:
- the LOC121769216 gene encoding uncharacterized protein LOC121769216 isoform X4: MAATNAAAATPPLESTSAPSEELAAKTVSKRYEGLVMVRTKAIKGKGAWYWAHLEPILVNNSDTGLPKAVKLRCSLCDAVFSASNPSRTASEHLKRGTCPNFASAPKPISSLPPSSSSISAPASATLSPTSHNHRKRASSSSSGGGNGTSAVIPPLAIVDPSRFTVDLAYPPPSTSLIVTSGGASPSGLYGHQQQLVLSGGKEDLGALAVLEDSVKRLKSPKASPSPALSKAQVDSALDSLADWVYECCGSVSFSSLDHPKFKAFLNQVGLPAISKPDFAGSRLDAKYEEVKSKCEAKIRDAMFFQIASDGWKPHDFTRDGNLVNLAVNLPNCTSVFRRAVFTTGYVHSNYAEEVLWDTITDICDSNVRQCVGVVSDKFKAKALANLESQHPWMVNLCCQYQGFTSLIKDLGKELVLFKNVANNCMKLAAFVNNKSQIRHSFQKFQLQEYGHAGLLRVPFDASDFWAVYALVEDILSSARALHLVLSDESYKIEEPIAREVAETMRNPHFWNELEAVHSLVKLIKTMAQDIETEKPRIGQCLPLWEELKLKVKDWCSKFNIMVAPVEKVIESRFKKNYHPAWAAAFILDPLYLIRDASGKYLPPFKCLSHEQEKDVDKLIMRLVSREEAHIALMELMKWRTEGLDPVYAQAVQLKQRDPSTGKMRIANPQSSRLVWEAHLTELKSLGKVAVRLIFLHATSSSGYKRNSSLLRWVSAHSHSRVGLDRAHKLMFISAHSKREFGDDSDDKENELFGLANEASS; the protein is encoded by the exons ATGGCCGCAACTAATGCCGCCGCCGCGACGCCGCCGCTGGAGTCGACCTCCGCCCCATCCGAGGAGCTGGCCGCGAAGACGGTGAGCAAGCGGTACGAGGGGCTGGTGATGGTACGGACCAAGGCGATTAAAGGGAAGGGCGCTTGGTACTGGGCCCACCTCGAGCCAATTCTCGTCAACAACTCCGACACCGGCCTCCCCAAAGCCGTCAAGCTCCGCTGCTCCCTCTGCGACGCCGTCTTCTCCGCCTCCAACCCCTCCCGCACCGCCTCCGAGCACCTCAAGCGCGGCACCTGCCCCAACTTCGCCTCCGCCCCCAAGCCCATCTCCTCCCTCCCCCCTTCTTCCTCCTCCATCTCCGCCCCCGCCTCCGCCACTCTCTCTCCCACCTCCCACAACCACCGCAAacgcgcctcctcctcctcctccggcgGCGGCAACGGCACCTCCGCCGTCATCCCTCCCCTAGCAATCGTGGACCCCTCGAGATTCACAGTGGATTTAGCTTACCCGCCGCCGAGCACGAGCCTGATTGTGACCTCCGGCGGCGCGAGCCCCTCCGGCCTGTACGGCCATCAGCAGCAATTAGTCCTCTCAGGCGGAAAAGAGGATCTGGGCGCTCTAGCAGTGCTGGAAGATAGCGTGAAGCGCCTCAAGAGCCCCAAAGCCTCTCCGTCGCCGGCATTGAGCAAGGCCCAGGTCGATTCCGCCCTCGACTCCCTCGCCGATTGGGTCTACGAATGCTGCGGCTCCGTCTCCTTCTCCAGCCTCGACCACCCCAAATTCAAAGCCTTCCTCAATCAAGTAGGCCTCCCCGCTATCTCCAAGCCCGACTTTGCCGGCTCCCGATTAGACGCCAAGTACGAGGAGGTCAAGTCCAAATGCGAGGCCAAAATCCGCGACGCCATGTTCTTCCAAATCGCGTCCGACGGGTGGAAGCCGCACGACTTCACTCGCGATGGCAATTTGGTGAATTTAGCCGTCAATCTCCCCAACTGCACCAGCGTCTTCAGAAGGGCCGTTTTCACGACCGGGTACGTCCACTCCAACTACGCCGAGGAGGTTCTCTGGGATACCATAACCGACATTTGCGATTCTAATGTGCGCCAATGCGTGGGAGTCGTTTCCGACAAGTTCAAGGCCAAAGCATTGGCGAATCTCGAGAGTCAGCATCCGTGGATGGTGAACCTCTGCTGTCAGTATCAAGGCTTCACTAGTTTGATCAAGGATTTAGGAAAAGAGCTTGTCCTGTTCAAGAACGTAGCAAATAACTGCATGAAGCTTGCGGCTTTCGTCAACAACAAATCCCAAATTCGCCACAGCTTTCAGAAATTCCAGCTGCAGGAATACGGCCACGCTGGCTTGTTGAGGGTTCCGTTCGATGCCTCGGATTTTTGGGCTGTTTACGCGCTCGTTGAGGATATTCTGAGCTCTGCTCGTGCCCTGCATTTGGTGCTGTCAGATGAATCCTACAAAATAGAGGAGCCGATCGCTAGGGAAGTCGCGGAGACGATGAGGAATCCTCATTTCTGGAACGAGTTAGAAGCCGTGCACTCTTTAGTGAAGCTGATCAAGACAATGGCTCAAGACATCGAGACAGAGAAGCCGCGGATCGGGCAATGCCTGCCTTTATGGGAGGAGCTTAAACTCAAGGTGAAGGACTGGTGCTCTAAGTTCAACATTATGGTAGCACCTGTGGAGAAGGTGATCGAATCGAGGTTCAAGAAGAACTACCATCCGGCATGGGCGGCTGCGTTCATCCTCGACCCGCTCTACTTGATAAGGGATGCTAGCGGGAAGTACTTGCCGCCCTTCAAATGCTTGAGCCACGAGCAGGAAAAGGACGTGGACAAGCTTATAATGCGGCTCGTTTCAAGGGAGGAGGCGCACATTGCGCTCATGGAGCTGATGAAGTGGCGGACGGAAGGGCTGGATCCAGTGTACGCGCAAGCTGTGCAGCTGAAGCAGAGGGATCCGAGTACGGGGAAGATGAGGATTGCCAACCCACAGAGTAGTAGGCTTGTGTGGGAGGCGCATCTAACGGAGCTCAAGTCGTTGGGGAAGGTGGCGGTTAGGCTTATCTTCCTCCATGCTACGTCGTCGTCTGGCTACAAACGCAACTCGTCGTTGCTGAGATGGGTGAGTGCTCATTCACATTCGAGGGTGGGGTTGGACAGGGCTCACAAGTTGATGTTCATATCTGCACATTCGAAGCGGGAGTTTGGCGATGACAGCGACGACAAGGAGAACGAGCTTTTCGGATTGGCAAATG AAGCATCTAGTTGA
- the LOC121769216 gene encoding uncharacterized protein LOC121769216 isoform X2 — translation MAATNAAAATPPLESTSAPSEELAAKTVSKRYEGLVMVRTKAIKGKGAWYWAHLEPILVNNSDTGLPKAVKLRCSLCDAVFSASNPSRTASEHLKRGTCPNFASAPKPISSLPPSSSSISAPASATLSPTSHNHRKRASSSSSGGGNGTSAVIPPLAIVDPSRFTVDLAYPPPSTSLIVTSGGASPSGLYGHQQQLVLSGGKEDLGALAVLEDSVKRLKSPKASPSPALSKAQVDSALDSLADWVYECCGSVSFSSLDHPKFKAFLNQVGLPAISKPDFAGSRLDAKYEEVKSKCEAKIRDAMFFQIASDGWKPHDFTRDGNLVNLAVNLPNCTSVFRRAVFTTGYVHSNYAEEVLWDTITDICDSNVRQCVGVVSDKFKAKALANLESQHPWMVNLCCQYQGFTSLIKDLGKELVLFKNVANNCMKLAAFVNNKSQIRHSFQKFQLQEYGHAGLLRVPFDASDFWAVYALVEDILSSARALHLVLSDESYKIEEPIAREVAETMRNPHFWNELEAVHSLVKLIKTMAQDIETEKPRIGQCLPLWEELKLKVKDWCSKFNIMVAPVEKVIESRFKKNYHPAWAAAFILDPLYLIRDASGKYLPPFKCLSHEQEKDVDKLIMRLVSREEAHIALMELMKWRTEGLDPVYAQAVQLKQRDPSTGKMRIANPQSSRLVWEAHLTELKSLGKVAVRLIFLHATSSSGYKRNSSLLRWVSAHSHSRVGLDRAHKLMFISAHSKREFGDDSDDKENELFGLANGEDDVLNEVFVDTSSVI, via the exons ATGGCCGCAACTAATGCCGCCGCCGCGACGCCGCCGCTGGAGTCGACCTCCGCCCCATCCGAGGAGCTGGCCGCGAAGACGGTGAGCAAGCGGTACGAGGGGCTGGTGATGGTACGGACCAAGGCGATTAAAGGGAAGGGCGCTTGGTACTGGGCCCACCTCGAGCCAATTCTCGTCAACAACTCCGACACCGGCCTCCCCAAAGCCGTCAAGCTCCGCTGCTCCCTCTGCGACGCCGTCTTCTCCGCCTCCAACCCCTCCCGCACCGCCTCCGAGCACCTCAAGCGCGGCACCTGCCCCAACTTCGCCTCCGCCCCCAAGCCCATCTCCTCCCTCCCCCCTTCTTCCTCCTCCATCTCCGCCCCCGCCTCCGCCACTCTCTCTCCCACCTCCCACAACCACCGCAAacgcgcctcctcctcctcctccggcgGCGGCAACGGCACCTCCGCCGTCATCCCTCCCCTAGCAATCGTGGACCCCTCGAGATTCACAGTGGATTTAGCTTACCCGCCGCCGAGCACGAGCCTGATTGTGACCTCCGGCGGCGCGAGCCCCTCCGGCCTGTACGGCCATCAGCAGCAATTAGTCCTCTCAGGCGGAAAAGAGGATCTGGGCGCTCTAGCAGTGCTGGAAGATAGCGTGAAGCGCCTCAAGAGCCCCAAAGCCTCTCCGTCGCCGGCATTGAGCAAGGCCCAGGTCGATTCCGCCCTCGACTCCCTCGCCGATTGGGTCTACGAATGCTGCGGCTCCGTCTCCTTCTCCAGCCTCGACCACCCCAAATTCAAAGCCTTCCTCAATCAAGTAGGCCTCCCCGCTATCTCCAAGCCCGACTTTGCCGGCTCCCGATTAGACGCCAAGTACGAGGAGGTCAAGTCCAAATGCGAGGCCAAAATCCGCGACGCCATGTTCTTCCAAATCGCGTCCGACGGGTGGAAGCCGCACGACTTCACTCGCGATGGCAATTTGGTGAATTTAGCCGTCAATCTCCCCAACTGCACCAGCGTCTTCAGAAGGGCCGTTTTCACGACCGGGTACGTCCACTCCAACTACGCCGAGGAGGTTCTCTGGGATACCATAACCGACATTTGCGATTCTAATGTGCGCCAATGCGTGGGAGTCGTTTCCGACAAGTTCAAGGCCAAAGCATTGGCGAATCTCGAGAGTCAGCATCCGTGGATGGTGAACCTCTGCTGTCAGTATCAAGGCTTCACTAGTTTGATCAAGGATTTAGGAAAAGAGCTTGTCCTGTTCAAGAACGTAGCAAATAACTGCATGAAGCTTGCGGCTTTCGTCAACAACAAATCCCAAATTCGCCACAGCTTTCAGAAATTCCAGCTGCAGGAATACGGCCACGCTGGCTTGTTGAGGGTTCCGTTCGATGCCTCGGATTTTTGGGCTGTTTACGCGCTCGTTGAGGATATTCTGAGCTCTGCTCGTGCCCTGCATTTGGTGCTGTCAGATGAATCCTACAAAATAGAGGAGCCGATCGCTAGGGAAGTCGCGGAGACGATGAGGAATCCTCATTTCTGGAACGAGTTAGAAGCCGTGCACTCTTTAGTGAAGCTGATCAAGACAATGGCTCAAGACATCGAGACAGAGAAGCCGCGGATCGGGCAATGCCTGCCTTTATGGGAGGAGCTTAAACTCAAGGTGAAGGACTGGTGCTCTAAGTTCAACATTATGGTAGCACCTGTGGAGAAGGTGATCGAATCGAGGTTCAAGAAGAACTACCATCCGGCATGGGCGGCTGCGTTCATCCTCGACCCGCTCTACTTGATAAGGGATGCTAGCGGGAAGTACTTGCCGCCCTTCAAATGCTTGAGCCACGAGCAGGAAAAGGACGTGGACAAGCTTATAATGCGGCTCGTTTCAAGGGAGGAGGCGCACATTGCGCTCATGGAGCTGATGAAGTGGCGGACGGAAGGGCTGGATCCAGTGTACGCGCAAGCTGTGCAGCTGAAGCAGAGGGATCCGAGTACGGGGAAGATGAGGATTGCCAACCCACAGAGTAGTAGGCTTGTGTGGGAGGCGCATCTAACGGAGCTCAAGTCGTTGGGGAAGGTGGCGGTTAGGCTTATCTTCCTCCATGCTACGTCGTCGTCTGGCTACAAACGCAACTCGTCGTTGCTGAGATGGGTGAGTGCTCATTCACATTCGAGGGTGGGGTTGGACAGGGCTCACAAGTTGATGTTCATATCTGCACATTCGAAGCGGGAGTTTGGCGATGACAGCGACGACAAGGAGAACGAGCTTTTCGGATTGGCAAATGGTGAGGACGATGTGCTCAATGAGGTTTTTGTTGATACTTCCTCTGT CATCTAG
- the LOC121769216 gene encoding uncharacterized protein LOC121769216 isoform X1, which yields MAATNAAAATPPLESTSAPSEELAAKTVSKRYEGLVMVRTKAIKGKGAWYWAHLEPILVNNSDTGLPKAVKLRCSLCDAVFSASNPSRTASEHLKRGTCPNFASAPKPISSLPPSSSSISAPASATLSPTSHNHRKRASSSSSGGGNGTSAVIPPLAIVDPSRFTVDLAYPPPSTSLIVTSGGASPSGLYGHQQQLVLSGGKEDLGALAVLEDSVKRLKSPKASPSPALSKAQVDSALDSLADWVYECCGSVSFSSLDHPKFKAFLNQVGLPAISKPDFAGSRLDAKYEEVKSKCEAKIRDAMFFQIASDGWKPHDFTRDGNLVNLAVNLPNCTSVFRRAVFTTGYVHSNYAEEVLWDTITDICDSNVRQCVGVVSDKFKAKALANLESQHPWMVNLCCQYQGFTSLIKDLGKELVLFKNVANNCMKLAAFVNNKSQIRHSFQKFQLQEYGHAGLLRVPFDASDFWAVYALVEDILSSARALHLVLSDESYKIEEPIAREVAETMRNPHFWNELEAVHSLVKLIKTMAQDIETEKPRIGQCLPLWEELKLKVKDWCSKFNIMVAPVEKVIESRFKKNYHPAWAAAFILDPLYLIRDASGKYLPPFKCLSHEQEKDVDKLIMRLVSREEAHIALMELMKWRTEGLDPVYAQAVQLKQRDPSTGKMRIANPQSSRLVWEAHLTELKSLGKVAVRLIFLHATSSSGYKRNSSLLRWVSAHSHSRVGLDRAHKLMFISAHSKREFGDDSDDKENELFGLANGEDDVLNEVFVDTSSVSI from the exons ATGGCCGCAACTAATGCCGCCGCCGCGACGCCGCCGCTGGAGTCGACCTCCGCCCCATCCGAGGAGCTGGCCGCGAAGACGGTGAGCAAGCGGTACGAGGGGCTGGTGATGGTACGGACCAAGGCGATTAAAGGGAAGGGCGCTTGGTACTGGGCCCACCTCGAGCCAATTCTCGTCAACAACTCCGACACCGGCCTCCCCAAAGCCGTCAAGCTCCGCTGCTCCCTCTGCGACGCCGTCTTCTCCGCCTCCAACCCCTCCCGCACCGCCTCCGAGCACCTCAAGCGCGGCACCTGCCCCAACTTCGCCTCCGCCCCCAAGCCCATCTCCTCCCTCCCCCCTTCTTCCTCCTCCATCTCCGCCCCCGCCTCCGCCACTCTCTCTCCCACCTCCCACAACCACCGCAAacgcgcctcctcctcctcctccggcgGCGGCAACGGCACCTCCGCCGTCATCCCTCCCCTAGCAATCGTGGACCCCTCGAGATTCACAGTGGATTTAGCTTACCCGCCGCCGAGCACGAGCCTGATTGTGACCTCCGGCGGCGCGAGCCCCTCCGGCCTGTACGGCCATCAGCAGCAATTAGTCCTCTCAGGCGGAAAAGAGGATCTGGGCGCTCTAGCAGTGCTGGAAGATAGCGTGAAGCGCCTCAAGAGCCCCAAAGCCTCTCCGTCGCCGGCATTGAGCAAGGCCCAGGTCGATTCCGCCCTCGACTCCCTCGCCGATTGGGTCTACGAATGCTGCGGCTCCGTCTCCTTCTCCAGCCTCGACCACCCCAAATTCAAAGCCTTCCTCAATCAAGTAGGCCTCCCCGCTATCTCCAAGCCCGACTTTGCCGGCTCCCGATTAGACGCCAAGTACGAGGAGGTCAAGTCCAAATGCGAGGCCAAAATCCGCGACGCCATGTTCTTCCAAATCGCGTCCGACGGGTGGAAGCCGCACGACTTCACTCGCGATGGCAATTTGGTGAATTTAGCCGTCAATCTCCCCAACTGCACCAGCGTCTTCAGAAGGGCCGTTTTCACGACCGGGTACGTCCACTCCAACTACGCCGAGGAGGTTCTCTGGGATACCATAACCGACATTTGCGATTCTAATGTGCGCCAATGCGTGGGAGTCGTTTCCGACAAGTTCAAGGCCAAAGCATTGGCGAATCTCGAGAGTCAGCATCCGTGGATGGTGAACCTCTGCTGTCAGTATCAAGGCTTCACTAGTTTGATCAAGGATTTAGGAAAAGAGCTTGTCCTGTTCAAGAACGTAGCAAATAACTGCATGAAGCTTGCGGCTTTCGTCAACAACAAATCCCAAATTCGCCACAGCTTTCAGAAATTCCAGCTGCAGGAATACGGCCACGCTGGCTTGTTGAGGGTTCCGTTCGATGCCTCGGATTTTTGGGCTGTTTACGCGCTCGTTGAGGATATTCTGAGCTCTGCTCGTGCCCTGCATTTGGTGCTGTCAGATGAATCCTACAAAATAGAGGAGCCGATCGCTAGGGAAGTCGCGGAGACGATGAGGAATCCTCATTTCTGGAACGAGTTAGAAGCCGTGCACTCTTTAGTGAAGCTGATCAAGACAATGGCTCAAGACATCGAGACAGAGAAGCCGCGGATCGGGCAATGCCTGCCTTTATGGGAGGAGCTTAAACTCAAGGTGAAGGACTGGTGCTCTAAGTTCAACATTATGGTAGCACCTGTGGAGAAGGTGATCGAATCGAGGTTCAAGAAGAACTACCATCCGGCATGGGCGGCTGCGTTCATCCTCGACCCGCTCTACTTGATAAGGGATGCTAGCGGGAAGTACTTGCCGCCCTTCAAATGCTTGAGCCACGAGCAGGAAAAGGACGTGGACAAGCTTATAATGCGGCTCGTTTCAAGGGAGGAGGCGCACATTGCGCTCATGGAGCTGATGAAGTGGCGGACGGAAGGGCTGGATCCAGTGTACGCGCAAGCTGTGCAGCTGAAGCAGAGGGATCCGAGTACGGGGAAGATGAGGATTGCCAACCCACAGAGTAGTAGGCTTGTGTGGGAGGCGCATCTAACGGAGCTCAAGTCGTTGGGGAAGGTGGCGGTTAGGCTTATCTTCCTCCATGCTACGTCGTCGTCTGGCTACAAACGCAACTCGTCGTTGCTGAGATGGGTGAGTGCTCATTCACATTCGAGGGTGGGGTTGGACAGGGCTCACAAGTTGATGTTCATATCTGCACATTCGAAGCGGGAGTTTGGCGATGACAGCGACGACAAGGAGAACGAGCTTTTCGGATTGGCAAATGGTGAGGACGATGTGCTCAATGAGGTTTTTGTTGATACTTCCTCTGT AAGCATCTAG
- the LOC121769216 gene encoding uncharacterized protein LOC121769216 isoform X3 yields the protein MAATNAAAATPPLESTSAPSEELAAKTVSKRYEGLVMVRTKAIKGKGAWYWAHLEPILVNNSDTGLPKAVKLRCSLCDAVFSASNPSRTASEHLKRGTCPNFASAPKPISSLPPSSSSISAPASATLSPTSHNHRKRASSSSSGGGNGTSAVIPPLAIVDPSRFTVDLAYPPPSTSLIVTSGGASPSGLYGHQQQLVLSGGKEDLGALAVLEDSVKRLKSPKASPSPALSKAQVDSALDSLADWVYECCGSVSFSSLDHPKFKAFLNQVGLPAISKPDFAGSRLDAKYEEVKSKCEAKIRDAMFFQIASDGWKPHDFTRDGNLVNLAVNLPNCTSVFRRAVFTTGYVHSNYAEEVLWDTITDICDSNVRQCVGVVSDKFKAKALANLESQHPWMVNLCCQYQGFTSLIKDLGKELVLFKNVANNCMKLAAFVNNKSQIRHSFQKFQLQEYGHAGLLRVPFDASDFWAVYALVEDILSSARALHLVLSDESYKIEEPIAREVAETMRNPHFWNELEAVHSLVKLIKTMAQDIETEKPRIGQCLPLWEELKLKVKDWCSKFNIMVAPVEKVIESRFKKNYHPAWAAAFILDPLYLIRDASGKYLPPFKCLSHEQEKDVDKLIMRLVSREEAHIALMELMKWRTEGLDPVYAQAVQLKQRDPSTGKMRIANPQSSRLVWEAHLTELKSLGKVAVRLIFLHATSSSGYKRNSSLLRWVSAHSHSRVGLDRAHKLMFISAHSKREFGDDSDDKENELFGLANGEDDVLNEVFVDTSSV from the coding sequence ATGGCCGCAACTAATGCCGCCGCCGCGACGCCGCCGCTGGAGTCGACCTCCGCCCCATCCGAGGAGCTGGCCGCGAAGACGGTGAGCAAGCGGTACGAGGGGCTGGTGATGGTACGGACCAAGGCGATTAAAGGGAAGGGCGCTTGGTACTGGGCCCACCTCGAGCCAATTCTCGTCAACAACTCCGACACCGGCCTCCCCAAAGCCGTCAAGCTCCGCTGCTCCCTCTGCGACGCCGTCTTCTCCGCCTCCAACCCCTCCCGCACCGCCTCCGAGCACCTCAAGCGCGGCACCTGCCCCAACTTCGCCTCCGCCCCCAAGCCCATCTCCTCCCTCCCCCCTTCTTCCTCCTCCATCTCCGCCCCCGCCTCCGCCACTCTCTCTCCCACCTCCCACAACCACCGCAAacgcgcctcctcctcctcctccggcgGCGGCAACGGCACCTCCGCCGTCATCCCTCCCCTAGCAATCGTGGACCCCTCGAGATTCACAGTGGATTTAGCTTACCCGCCGCCGAGCACGAGCCTGATTGTGACCTCCGGCGGCGCGAGCCCCTCCGGCCTGTACGGCCATCAGCAGCAATTAGTCCTCTCAGGCGGAAAAGAGGATCTGGGCGCTCTAGCAGTGCTGGAAGATAGCGTGAAGCGCCTCAAGAGCCCCAAAGCCTCTCCGTCGCCGGCATTGAGCAAGGCCCAGGTCGATTCCGCCCTCGACTCCCTCGCCGATTGGGTCTACGAATGCTGCGGCTCCGTCTCCTTCTCCAGCCTCGACCACCCCAAATTCAAAGCCTTCCTCAATCAAGTAGGCCTCCCCGCTATCTCCAAGCCCGACTTTGCCGGCTCCCGATTAGACGCCAAGTACGAGGAGGTCAAGTCCAAATGCGAGGCCAAAATCCGCGACGCCATGTTCTTCCAAATCGCGTCCGACGGGTGGAAGCCGCACGACTTCACTCGCGATGGCAATTTGGTGAATTTAGCCGTCAATCTCCCCAACTGCACCAGCGTCTTCAGAAGGGCCGTTTTCACGACCGGGTACGTCCACTCCAACTACGCCGAGGAGGTTCTCTGGGATACCATAACCGACATTTGCGATTCTAATGTGCGCCAATGCGTGGGAGTCGTTTCCGACAAGTTCAAGGCCAAAGCATTGGCGAATCTCGAGAGTCAGCATCCGTGGATGGTGAACCTCTGCTGTCAGTATCAAGGCTTCACTAGTTTGATCAAGGATTTAGGAAAAGAGCTTGTCCTGTTCAAGAACGTAGCAAATAACTGCATGAAGCTTGCGGCTTTCGTCAACAACAAATCCCAAATTCGCCACAGCTTTCAGAAATTCCAGCTGCAGGAATACGGCCACGCTGGCTTGTTGAGGGTTCCGTTCGATGCCTCGGATTTTTGGGCTGTTTACGCGCTCGTTGAGGATATTCTGAGCTCTGCTCGTGCCCTGCATTTGGTGCTGTCAGATGAATCCTACAAAATAGAGGAGCCGATCGCTAGGGAAGTCGCGGAGACGATGAGGAATCCTCATTTCTGGAACGAGTTAGAAGCCGTGCACTCTTTAGTGAAGCTGATCAAGACAATGGCTCAAGACATCGAGACAGAGAAGCCGCGGATCGGGCAATGCCTGCCTTTATGGGAGGAGCTTAAACTCAAGGTGAAGGACTGGTGCTCTAAGTTCAACATTATGGTAGCACCTGTGGAGAAGGTGATCGAATCGAGGTTCAAGAAGAACTACCATCCGGCATGGGCGGCTGCGTTCATCCTCGACCCGCTCTACTTGATAAGGGATGCTAGCGGGAAGTACTTGCCGCCCTTCAAATGCTTGAGCCACGAGCAGGAAAAGGACGTGGACAAGCTTATAATGCGGCTCGTTTCAAGGGAGGAGGCGCACATTGCGCTCATGGAGCTGATGAAGTGGCGGACGGAAGGGCTGGATCCAGTGTACGCGCAAGCTGTGCAGCTGAAGCAGAGGGATCCGAGTACGGGGAAGATGAGGATTGCCAACCCACAGAGTAGTAGGCTTGTGTGGGAGGCGCATCTAACGGAGCTCAAGTCGTTGGGGAAGGTGGCGGTTAGGCTTATCTTCCTCCATGCTACGTCGTCGTCTGGCTACAAACGCAACTCGTCGTTGCTGAGATGGGTGAGTGCTCATTCACATTCGAGGGTGGGGTTGGACAGGGCTCACAAGTTGATGTTCATATCTGCACATTCGAAGCGGGAGTTTGGCGATGACAGCGACGACAAGGAGAACGAGCTTTTCGGATTGGCAAATGGTGAGGACGATGTGCTCAATGAGGTTTTTGTTGATACTTCCTCTGTGTAA